In the Alteromonas sp. M12 genome, one interval contains:
- a CDS encoding sigma-54 dependent transcriptional regulator gives MSQTSILIVEDDAGLREALVDTLLLGGYEVIEANSAEQAMVKLSSHKVDLVVSDIQMGEMSGLSLLRSIKNKFPSLPTLLMTAYATIDDAVQAMRDGATDYLSKPFSPEVLLNLVGRYAPAQQVESRDPIAADPLSINLLNLAKKVATSDATVMVLGPSGSGKEVLARYIHDQSSRKDQPFVAINCAAIPENMLEATLFGYEKGAFTGAFQASPGKFELAQGGSILLDEITEMDLALQAKLLRVLQEKEVERLGGRKTIALDVRVIATSNRDLKQVVSDGKFREDLYYRLNVFPLMWHPLDKRAGDIVPLAEHMIERHYNGKQAAPSLTASARSKLMQHAWPGNVRELENVIQRALILSDGETIDANDLMIEIETGQTLVSDQSSQNEVDDSKLGSELRHQEHQIILDTLQSCNGRRKDVAERLGISPRTLRYKLARMREVGIELPA, from the coding sequence GTGAGTCAAACCAGCATATTAATTGTAGAAGATGATGCCGGGTTAAGAGAGGCATTAGTCGACACCTTATTACTTGGCGGTTATGAAGTGATAGAGGCAAACTCGGCTGAACAAGCGATGGTCAAACTCAGCTCACATAAAGTTGACTTAGTGGTTAGCGATATTCAAATGGGTGAGATGAGTGGTCTTTCATTACTGCGCAGTATTAAAAACAAGTTTCCCAGTTTACCTACTTTGCTTATGACAGCATACGCCACTATTGATGATGCGGTTCAAGCCATGCGTGATGGCGCTACCGATTATTTATCAAAACCATTTAGTCCTGAAGTGTTGCTAAATTTGGTTGGGCGATATGCACCTGCTCAGCAGGTGGAGTCTCGCGATCCTATTGCTGCTGATCCACTAAGTATTAACTTGCTTAATCTTGCTAAGAAAGTCGCTACCTCTGACGCCACTGTAATGGTATTGGGACCGAGTGGATCAGGTAAGGAAGTATTGGCTCGTTATATCCATGATCAATCTAGTCGCAAAGACCAGCCGTTTGTAGCAATTAATTGTGCTGCGATACCAGAGAATATGTTGGAAGCGACTTTATTTGGTTATGAAAAAGGTGCCTTTACCGGTGCATTTCAAGCCTCGCCAGGTAAGTTTGAACTGGCCCAAGGTGGTAGTATTTTATTAGATGAAATCACCGAAATGGATTTAGCACTACAAGCGAAGCTATTGCGTGTATTGCAGGAAAAAGAAGTTGAGAGACTAGGTGGCCGTAAAACCATTGCATTGGATGTACGCGTAATTGCCACTAGTAACCGCGATTTAAAACAAGTGGTTAGTGACGGAAAATTTAGAGAAGATTTGTACTATCGATTAAATGTTTTTCCATTGATGTGGCACCCGTTGGATAAGCGAGCAGGGGACATAGTGCCTTTGGCCGAGCACATGATAGAACGACACTATAATGGTAAACAGGCTGCTCCTAGTTTAACCGCTTCTGCGCGAAGTAAGTTGATGCAGCATGCATGGCCTGGCAACGTGAGAGAATTAGAGAACGTAATTCAGCGCGCACTTATCTTATCCGATGGAGAAACAATTGATGCTAATGACTTGATGATTGAAATCGAGACAGGCCAAACACTTGTTAGTGACCAATCAAGTCAAAATGAAGTTGATGATAGTAAATTAGGTAGTGAACTGCGTCATCAAGAACACCAAATCATTTTAGACACTTTGCAATCCTGCAACGGTCGTCGTAAAGATGTAGCTGAAAGATTGGGTATTAGTCCCAGAACCTTGCGATATAAATTGGCGCGTATGCGCGAGGTAGGAATCGAGCTACCCGCTTAA
- a CDS encoding ATP-binding protein gives MALSSAFNISYEDDQNQVRSTSSSHSRELDPCLAAPQPLNLSTTEVSKQEFEQLKSQATRLEHLLQVMPAGVVVINGQGQVKQANALAKALLGEPLEGQAWRKIIARSFKPQADDGHEVSLHDGRKVKLSITPLTAEPGQLIVLTDLTETRQLQQRISHMQRLSSLGKTVASIVHQIRTPLSAAILYASNLASNQLSDSARERFSEKLMLRLKDLEGQVNDMLLFAKSGEEQVVQNISVAELMSELLVSSENMVQQANAQLSVKDIDPQLTILGNKPALIGALQNIVHNAIQEQPEDCQITISCLSDSQQVSLQIQDNGPGINPQSLNRVFEPFYTSKSHGTGLGLSVVATVAKSHGGSVTVSNMPGAGACFSLMLPIIKSSQTTKQALGEKS, from the coding sequence ATGGCGCTAAGCAGTGCATTCAACATATCGTATGAAGACGACCAGAACCAAGTTCGCAGTACATCATCGTCTCATTCACGTGAGCTTGACCCTTGTTTAGCTGCACCTCAACCGCTGAATTTATCTACTACTGAAGTGTCGAAACAAGAATTCGAACAGTTGAAAAGCCAAGCCACTCGGCTTGAACACCTTTTACAGGTAATGCCGGCTGGCGTTGTCGTAATTAATGGACAAGGTCAGGTAAAACAAGCTAATGCCTTAGCCAAAGCGTTGTTAGGAGAGCCTTTAGAAGGGCAAGCTTGGCGAAAAATTATTGCCCGCTCGTTTAAACCTCAAGCCGACGATGGTCATGAAGTTTCATTACATGATGGTAGAAAGGTTAAATTATCAATCACGCCATTAACAGCCGAACCTGGACAGCTCATTGTTTTAACCGATTTGACTGAAACCAGACAGTTGCAGCAGCGCATTAGCCATATGCAACGCTTATCTTCGTTGGGCAAAACCGTGGCTTCGATCGTGCATCAAATACGTACACCTCTGTCGGCAGCCATTTTATACGCTTCTAATTTAGCAAGTAACCAACTTAGTGATAGTGCGCGAGAGCGTTTTAGTGAAAAGTTAATGCTCAGGTTGAAAGACTTAGAAGGTCAGGTAAATGACATGTTGTTGTTTGCTAAAAGTGGCGAAGAGCAAGTCGTTCAAAACATTTCTGTTGCAGAATTGATGTCTGAATTATTGGTTTCATCAGAAAACATGGTTCAGCAAGCAAACGCACAGTTGAGCGTGAAAGATATCGATCCACAATTAACAATTTTAGGTAACAAGCCCGCACTTATAGGTGCGCTACAAAATATTGTACACAATGCGATTCAAGAACAGCCTGAAGATTGCCAGATAACTATTAGCTGTTTGAGCGATAGTCAGCAAGTGAGTTTACAAATCCAAGATAACGGCCCCGGCATAAATCCACAAAGTCTAAATCGAGTTTTTGAACCTTTTTATACGTCAAAAAGCCATGGCACAGGTTTGGGACTTTCGGTAGTTGCCACAGTGGCTAAATCCCACGGTGGTTCGGTGACTGTTTCAAATATGCCAGGCGCAGGAGCATGTTTTAGTCTCATGCTTCCAATCATTAAATCAAGCCAGACAACTAAACAGGCTTTGGGAGAGAAATCGTGA
- a CDS encoding DegT/DnrJ/EryC1/StrS family aminotransferase: MITVTRPWLPDRERLDSYIDQVYKSGHLTNNGPLVRLLEERLQTYLGVKHLILVSNGTLALQIAYRALGVTGEVITTPFSFIATSSSLAWQNCKPVFADIDPLTLNIDVDNVTSKITSKTSALVPVHVFGNPCNVERLNEIASKHNLKIVYDASHAFGVNYHGESILSQGDISTISFHATKLFHTIEGGALVTNDSSLAKKIRLMIKCGIVDEENIALCGINAKMHELSAAMGLSVLDDIDTIKKNRAQIWQQYKIHLSDYLKFQKWNENATNNCAYVPVLFSNEQELLKVKNTLNNFDIFPRRYFYPSLDQINFLLNNNKCLVADDVSKRILCLPIYPNLKKQQQRQVIELIKNVLKLV; the protein is encoded by the coding sequence ATGATTACTGTGACTCGCCCTTGGCTACCTGATAGGGAACGCTTGGATTCATATATTGATCAAGTTTATAAATCAGGACATTTGACAAATAATGGCCCACTTGTACGTTTGCTCGAAGAGAGACTGCAAACTTATTTAGGTGTAAAACATCTCATACTTGTAAGTAATGGAACACTAGCATTACAAATCGCTTATAGAGCCTTAGGCGTTACGGGGGAGGTTATAACTACTCCTTTTAGTTTTATCGCCACAAGCAGCAGTCTAGCATGGCAAAATTGTAAGCCCGTTTTTGCAGATATTGATCCGTTAACTTTAAATATAGATGTTGATAATGTGACGTCTAAAATCACTTCAAAAACTAGTGCTTTGGTACCTGTTCACGTTTTCGGCAATCCTTGCAATGTTGAGCGCTTGAACGAAATCGCAAGTAAACATAATTTGAAAATCGTATATGATGCGTCTCATGCTTTCGGAGTAAATTACCATGGGGAAAGTATTCTTTCACAGGGGGATATTAGTACTATAAGTTTTCATGCAACTAAATTATTTCATACGATTGAAGGGGGCGCTCTTGTTACTAATGACAGTTCCTTGGCTAAAAAAATTCGTTTGATGATAAAATGTGGCATTGTTGATGAGGAAAATATAGCGTTGTGCGGAATCAATGCAAAAATGCATGAATTATCCGCTGCAATGGGACTGTCTGTTTTAGATGATATAGATACTATTAAAAAAAATAGAGCGCAAATTTGGCAACAATATAAAATTCACTTATCAGACTATTTGAAATTTCAGAAATGGAATGAAAATGCGACAAACAATTGTGCATATGTACCAGTACTGTTTTCTAACGAACAGGAATTGCTTAAAGTTAAAAACACTTTAAATAATTTCGATATTTTTCCTCGCAGATATTTTTATCCTAGCCTTGACCAAATTAATTTTTTATTAAATAACAATAAATGTCTTGTTGCAGACGACGTTTCGAAACGTATATTGTGCTTACCAATCTATCCTAACTTGAAGAAGCAGCAGCAGCGCCAAGTTATTGAACTAATCAAAAATGTGTTGAAACTAGTATGA
- the fliE gene encoding flagellar hook-basal body complex protein FliE translates to MEIKAQSLYQEMQAMASNAQMDVAQLPGTNPSSHNFAEMLGQAINTVNDMQLDAKGKQEAFEMGDPNMSLADVMLTKEKSSIAFEATVQVRNKVLEAYKQIMNMPV, encoded by the coding sequence ATGGAAATCAAAGCACAATCTTTATATCAAGAAATGCAGGCAATGGCGTCAAATGCACAAATGGATGTTGCCCAGCTTCCTGGCACCAATCCTTCCTCCCATAATTTTGCCGAGATGCTAGGTCAGGCTATTAACACAGTTAATGATATGCAACTCGATGCCAAAGGCAAACAAGAGGCATTTGAGATGGGTGATCCGAATATGAGTTTAGCTGACGTCATGTTGACTAAAGAAAAATCCAGTATTGCTTTTGAAGCTACAGTACAAGTACGAAACAAAGTGCTAGAAGCTTACAAGCAAATCATGAACATGCCAGTTTAA
- a CDS encoding 6-hydroxymethylpterin diphosphokinase MptE-like protein produces MLKNIRLHIEKDEEKQEKLDQKLAATIVDMQHKNINSFTRNIPSLVPTLKSTSLQNHSLFSNKYGEINIVDYGIGRTLYGFHPLDEVTQQVQRFEQHSPKITLSEISTETSKTEESTSCSLDFQELDAYQIRQKQPSLPEEIECLVVLGCGLGLHLEQLLRQHRIKYLIVYEPQIQYFQCSTLAIDWSEIFALAKSNGTGIFLQIEKDGRNIVDDIQQLQEHEGITEFRIFKHYNHPIFDAIFKELSHRPWADIKKNGFKVSTTENYLTYVPSWTPEIDLQQCKSVSESQSRFTQNLKAFEKYYPAIYKQFKSYTPQNWLPIHTQDSEVNLLNRENLTTWYGESPIHDCELNFKNFYSQPNKDGLVLGYSGKKLAHYEHYKFVKKTEELLKRAEDEIGELPSTVASIIMFGLGGGYQLEHLLANHKVEKLFICEPNSDFFYASLFAIDWTAIFEKIEKTNARIYLNIGDDGSHLFRDLLSQFHSIGPYILNNTYFYQSYYNSALNSAIGQLREQLQVVISMGEYFDHAYYGIAHTKEGMRRKIPVLTNNPSEKLSYDDKEVPIFIVGNGPSLDSSIEAIKEWQDKAIVVSCGTALQVMYKNGIVPDFHAEIEQNRSTYDWATLIGSLDFLKKITLISCNGVHPDTCDLYKDVLIAFKEGESSTVSALHVLGEKHFEVLKHAFPTVSNFVCNIINSLGFTSVYFMGVDLGFVDVKHHHSKDSGYYLEDGEETYDYAEKNNTSIVVPGNFRATVNTKHEFKVSRQIIEQVTAIKSQYQTFYNCSDGAKIHNTTPLHIEELLIIATEEQKQTALKHIREKAFSTDHIEGFTEKFESTFLQSNLIREITAMEKLLSQEMDTQEQVNQIIAQQKAMLFHSYRSGKSLLFYYLYGTVNYANALLLKLSLSYSNKNQLSDSVDKCMQEWRKTINGIKTHVSSDIVEFDTSEYRKAHRENLLFSHQIKQNKLLVVTNSSVFSGAVKRNVINNYPELESLTICNNENINEFKNEQFDYVIYYVDEKLSRITFNNVSSNFKILGDRSTLVIMNCSFIQSLELATNSKKVTLLPTLINPSNKNSSVISNLLYLAKISVRACLEKHHAHVIYPRYIIPEKGTSPEDLNIKSRYPSTLKYYLFDFPLYTVAYKDTYIPRLATCNTGTRGTYLKNSQINEDLLIKRVTAELFNNLKGSYLRNDPNLYNDTNYSKSELIVLNKEIPSQK; encoded by the coding sequence ATGCTTAAAAATATACGACTACACATTGAAAAAGATGAAGAAAAACAGGAAAAATTAGATCAGAAGCTAGCTGCAACTATTGTAGACATGCAGCATAAAAATATTAATAGCTTTACCCGTAATATTCCCTCTTTAGTGCCGACACTTAAATCTACGTCTTTGCAAAATCATTCATTGTTTAGCAATAAGTATGGTGAAATAAATATCGTCGATTACGGTATTGGACGGACATTGTATGGTTTTCATCCTTTAGATGAGGTGACGCAACAAGTTCAGCGCTTTGAACAACATAGTCCGAAAATAACCTTATCTGAGATCAGTACAGAGACATCCAAAACGGAAGAATCAACGTCATGCTCCCTTGACTTCCAAGAACTTGACGCATACCAAATTAGACAAAAACAGCCATCGTTACCTGAAGAGATAGAATGCCTAGTGGTATTAGGTTGTGGTTTAGGTTTGCACTTAGAACAGTTATTACGTCAGCATCGAATTAAATACCTCATCGTTTACGAACCGCAAATCCAGTACTTTCAATGCTCGACCTTGGCAATAGATTGGTCTGAAATATTCGCGCTAGCGAAAAGTAATGGTACAGGTATTTTCCTACAAATTGAAAAAGACGGCCGTAATATTGTTGACGATATTCAGCAATTACAAGAACATGAAGGCATCACCGAATTCCGTATTTTCAAACACTATAATCACCCTATTTTCGACGCTATTTTCAAAGAATTATCACATCGGCCTTGGGCAGACATCAAAAAGAATGGATTTAAAGTCAGTACCACAGAAAACTATTTGACCTATGTACCTAGTTGGACACCGGAAATCGATCTTCAGCAATGTAAATCTGTGTCTGAGAGCCAATCAAGATTCACACAAAACTTAAAAGCCTTCGAAAAATATTATCCAGCAATATATAAACAATTCAAATCCTATACCCCACAAAATTGGCTTCCAATCCACACTCAAGACTCAGAAGTTAATTTGTTAAATCGTGAGAACCTCACTACCTGGTATGGTGAATCACCTATCCATGATTGTGAATTAAACTTCAAAAACTTCTATTCCCAGCCCAATAAAGATGGATTAGTTTTAGGCTACTCAGGTAAAAAGCTGGCGCATTATGAACACTATAAATTCGTAAAGAAAACCGAAGAGCTGTTAAAGCGAGCCGAAGATGAAATTGGGGAATTACCCAGTACAGTAGCCTCTATCATTATGTTTGGATTAGGGGGCGGCTATCAATTAGAGCACTTACTAGCTAATCACAAAGTAGAAAAGCTATTTATTTGTGAACCTAACTCAGATTTTTTCTATGCCTCATTATTTGCTATTGATTGGACCGCAATTTTCGAAAAAATTGAAAAGACTAATGCACGAATTTATTTAAATATCGGTGATGACGGATCTCATTTGTTTAGAGATTTATTGAGTCAGTTCCACTCAATAGGCCCTTATATTCTAAACAATACCTACTTTTATCAAAGCTACTATAACTCCGCATTGAACAGCGCAATTGGCCAACTCCGCGAGCAGTTGCAAGTGGTAATATCCATGGGCGAATATTTTGATCATGCTTATTATGGCATCGCTCATACCAAAGAAGGAATGAGACGAAAGATCCCAGTACTAACCAATAACCCATCTGAAAAGCTAAGTTACGATGACAAAGAAGTGCCAATATTTATCGTTGGAAATGGTCCATCATTGGATAGCTCGATAGAAGCGATTAAAGAATGGCAAGACAAAGCAATTGTTGTAAGTTGTGGCACTGCATTACAAGTGATGTACAAAAATGGAATTGTACCCGATTTCCACGCTGAAATAGAACAAAATAGAAGTACCTATGACTGGGCAACGTTGATTGGTAGTTTAGATTTTTTAAAAAAGATCACGTTGATATCGTGCAATGGAGTTCATCCAGATACTTGCGATTTATATAAAGATGTTTTGATCGCCTTTAAAGAAGGGGAATCATCTACAGTTTCTGCATTACACGTACTCGGAGAAAAGCACTTCGAAGTGCTTAAACATGCCTTTCCCACGGTAAGTAATTTTGTGTGTAATATTATCAATTCATTGGGCTTTACCAGTGTCTATTTTATGGGCGTAGACTTAGGTTTTGTAGATGTAAAACATCACCATTCAAAAGATTCAGGTTACTACTTAGAAGACGGAGAAGAAACCTATGACTATGCAGAAAAAAACAACACATCTATAGTAGTTCCAGGGAATTTTAGAGCGACCGTTAACACTAAACATGAATTCAAAGTATCACGTCAAATCATCGAACAAGTCACCGCAATAAAGTCCCAGTACCAAACATTTTATAATTGTAGTGATGGCGCTAAAATTCACAACACCACTCCACTTCATATAGAAGAGTTGCTTATAATCGCAACTGAAGAGCAAAAACAAACAGCTCTCAAACACATACGAGAAAAAGCATTCTCAACTGACCATATAGAAGGTTTTACTGAGAAGTTCGAAAGTACTTTTTTACAATCTAATCTGATTAGAGAAATCACCGCAATGGAAAAACTTCTCAGTCAAGAAATGGACACACAAGAACAAGTAAACCAGATAATCGCGCAGCAAAAAGCCATGTTATTCCACTCTTACCGTAGTGGAAAATCCTTGTTATTTTATTATCTGTACGGCACGGTCAATTATGCCAACGCATTGCTTTTGAAACTATCATTAAGTTACTCGAATAAAAATCAACTTTCGGACAGTGTAGACAAGTGTATGCAAGAGTGGCGGAAAACCATAAATGGAATAAAGACTCATGTTAGTTCGGATATTGTAGAGTTTGATACGTCAGAATACAGAAAAGCACATCGTGAAAACTTGCTGTTTTCACATCAAATAAAGCAGAACAAACTATTAGTCGTAACAAACTCATCTGTATTTTCCGGTGCAGTTAAAAGGAACGTAATAAATAATTATCCCGAACTCGAATCTTTAACAATTTGTAATAATGAAAATATAAATGAATTTAAAAACGAACAGTTTGACTACGTAATTTATTATGTAGATGAAAAACTGAGCCGTATCACCTTTAATAACGTTTCAAGCAACTTTAAAATTCTAGGAGATCGAAGTACTTTAGTTATTATGAACTGCAGTTTCATACAATCCCTTGAATTAGCAACTAATAGTAAAAAAGTCACTCTTCTCCCCACATTAATCAACCCAAGTAACAAGAACTCTTCAGTTATATCAAACTTACTTTATTTGGCTAAAATAAGTGTGCGTGCTTGTTTAGAAAAGCACCACGCGCATGTAATTTATCCACGGTATATAATTCCCGAAAAAGGAACTTCCCCAGAAGATCTAAATATTAAATCACGATATCCTAGTACACTTAAATACTACCTTTTTGACTTTCCGCTATATACTGTCGCCTATAAGGATACATATATACCAAGATTAGCGACCTGTAATACAGGAACTAGGGGAACTTATTTAAAAAATTCCCAAATTAATGAGGATTTATTAATAAAACGAGTTACAGCTGAACTTTTCAACAATCTTAAAGGCAGCTACCTAAGAAATGACCCAAATTTATATAACGACACCAATTACTCTAAAAGTGAACTCATTGTTTTGAATAAAGAAATACCGTCTCAAAAATAA
- a CDS encoding flagellin, translating into MINIDSSNNSSILQQLQQKQETLFEKLASGKRVNSAADDSAAQQIIDRLTTQVEGNRQAISNAYDGVSLSQVAEGGLSGINTDVNRIRELSVQAGNGILSDSDREALQSEISQLQSNITQTIEQTNFGGKPLLSEEGNIDFQVGANSGQRIGVGTQDVAAQLDDVLNIDVSTSAGAEEALEIADNALEFVGGARADLGATQNQFASAARNLSQADVNVSAARSRLQDTDYAQATADSIATGIQSQASLSVQSQANQQQGQVLSLLS; encoded by the coding sequence ATGATTAATATTGATTCAAGCAACAATTCATCAATTTTACAGCAGTTACAGCAGAAACAAGAAACCTTGTTTGAAAAGCTGGCTTCCGGTAAGCGAGTGAATAGTGCTGCCGATGATTCTGCTGCGCAACAGATTATTGATCGATTAACTACTCAAGTAGAGGGGAATCGACAAGCTATCTCCAATGCCTATGATGGTGTTTCCTTATCTCAAGTTGCCGAAGGCGGCTTGTCGGGGATTAACACTGATGTAAATCGAATCCGTGAATTGTCTGTTCAGGCTGGTAATGGCATTTTGAGTGACTCAGATAGAGAAGCGCTGCAATCCGAAATTTCTCAATTACAAAGCAACATAACCCAAACCATTGAGCAAACCAATTTTGGTGGAAAGCCTTTGTTGTCAGAAGAAGGTAATATTGATTTTCAAGTGGGGGCTAATTCAGGCCAGCGTATTGGTGTTGGAACTCAAGATGTTGCCGCACAACTTGATGATGTATTGAATATCGATGTATCCACGTCTGCTGGAGCTGAAGAGGCTTTAGAAATTGCGGATAATGCATTGGAGTTTGTTGGTGGTGCTAGAGCGGATTTAGGTGCGACGCAAAATCAATTTGCAAGTGCGGCTCGAAACTTAAGCCAAGCCGATGTCAACGTTTCAGCTGCTAGAAGTCGACTTCAAGATACCGATTATGCCCAAGCGACAGCAGATAGTATTGCCACTGGAATTCAAAGTCAGGCCTCGTTATCTGTTCAATCTCAAGCTAATCAGCAACAAGGTCAGGTGTTGTCTCTTTTGAGTTAA
- a CDS encoding sigma-54 dependent transcriptional regulator — translation MSTILIISEQMTRANNLKTILSFLGEHCAIVPFSQAITSLKKQDSFEAVIIDFESPELTDDVVSKFPAQPFIVIGNSAVDGDAEFRANIVGQLVEPVTYPVLTQMLHRCQEYLRKRPAKTANTSKTKLFRSLVGKSDEIQNVRHLIEQVSSSDANVLVLGESGTGKEVIARNLHFMSNRNNGPFIPVNCGAIPAELLESELFGHEKGAFTGAINSRKGRFELAEGGTLFLDEIGDMPLQMQVKLLRVLQERQYERVGGNKPIKCDVRIVAATHRELETMIAEGSFREDLYYRLNVFPIESPALRERKEDIPLLLQELVSRLEQENEKSLRFTESAINSLVEHLWPGNVRELSNLVERLLILFPNQVVDVTDLPTKYQYTDGDNFEPDYPEELLEREAIIALFNDTNDSDDELVDSDDNSEQVQNGELHTNSALPSDGMNLKEYLSELEISMINQALDQQDGVVARAAEVLGMRRTTLVEKMRKYGIVRD, via the coding sequence ATGAGCACTATTCTGATTATCAGCGAGCAAATGACGCGCGCCAATAATCTCAAAACTATCTTGTCTTTCTTAGGCGAGCATTGTGCGATAGTACCGTTTTCCCAAGCTATCACTTCGTTGAAAAAACAAGACAGTTTTGAAGCTGTCATCATCGACTTTGAGTCCCCAGAACTTACTGATGACGTAGTCAGTAAATTTCCAGCCCAGCCCTTCATTGTTATTGGCAATTCAGCCGTTGATGGTGATGCAGAGTTCCGAGCTAATATCGTCGGACAGTTAGTTGAGCCCGTAACATATCCCGTTTTGACTCAGATGTTACATCGTTGTCAGGAATACTTGCGCAAAAGACCTGCAAAGACCGCAAATACAAGTAAAACTAAATTATTTCGCAGCTTGGTTGGCAAAAGTGATGAAATTCAAAATGTACGTCACTTAATCGAGCAAGTATCAAGCTCTGATGCGAATGTGCTGGTGTTAGGTGAATCCGGAACTGGCAAAGAAGTTATCGCCCGTAATCTACATTTTATGTCGAATAGAAATAATGGGCCTTTTATACCTGTCAATTGCGGAGCGATTCCTGCTGAACTTTTAGAAAGTGAGTTGTTTGGCCATGAAAAAGGCGCGTTCACTGGCGCTATCAACTCTCGCAAAGGTCGTTTTGAACTTGCCGAAGGTGGCACTTTATTTTTAGATGAAATTGGTGATATGCCTTTGCAAATGCAAGTTAAATTGTTACGTGTTTTGCAAGAACGACAATATGAACGAGTAGGGGGAAATAAACCCATAAAATGTGATGTTCGCATTGTTGCTGCTACCCACCGAGAGCTAGAAACTATGATCGCTGAAGGCTCTTTTCGAGAAGATTTATATTATCGTTTAAATGTTTTCCCTATCGAAAGCCCGGCATTAAGAGAGCGCAAAGAAGATATTCCATTATTATTGCAAGAACTGGTCTCGCGATTGGAACAAGAAAATGAGAAATCACTGCGTTTTACCGAAAGTGCAATCAATTCACTGGTAGAGCACCTTTGGCCTGGAAACGTCCGTGAGCTTTCCAATTTAGTGGAAAGACTGCTCATTTTGTTCCCCAATCAAGTGGTTGATGTCACCGATTTACCAACGAAATATCAGTATACAGATGGTGATAACTTCGAACCTGACTACCCTGAAGAGTTGTTAGAACGTGAAGCTATAATCGCATTATTTAACGATACAAATGACAGCGATGATGAATTGGTTGATTCCGATGATAATAGCGAACAAGTTCAAAATGGTGAGTTACATACCAATTCAGCTTTGCCATCAGATGGTATGAACCTCAAAGAGTATTTATCTGAATTGGAAATCAGTATGATAAATCAAGCGCTTGATCAGCAAGATGGTGTTGTTGCAAGAGCCGCTGAAGTCTTGGGGATGCGCCGTACAACTCTGGTTGAGAAAATGCGTAAATACGGAATTGTTCGCGACTAA
- a CDS encoding acetyltransferase, with protein MSHSKVVIFGILDTAELAHFYLTHDSDFEVVAFTLHSEFIEQNQFKGLPIVPFENLENVYPPSDYGLFAPMTGKNMNRNREKIYLEGKKKGYQFISYISSKATVFPETRIGDNCFILEDNTIQPFTSIGNNVVLWSGNHIGHHGEIMDNVFFTSHVVMSGHCKIKPYCFLGVNATIRDYINLAEGTLVAMSASITKDTEAWGVYIGNPARKGPKPSHEVY; from the coding sequence ATGAGCCATTCAAAAGTCGTTATATTTGGAATTCTTGATACGGCCGAATTAGCCCACTTTTATTTAACTCACGACTCAGATTTTGAGGTAGTGGCGTTTACTCTGCATTCAGAGTTTATTGAACAAAATCAGTTCAAAGGTTTACCAATAGTCCCTTTCGAGAATTTGGAAAACGTTTATCCGCCTTCTGATTATGGCTTGTTTGCTCCTATGACAGGGAAAAATATGAATCGAAATCGTGAAAAAATTTACTTAGAAGGTAAAAAAAAGGGGTATCAATTCATATCCTATATCAGTTCGAAAGCCACTGTATTTCCAGAAACACGTATTGGTGACAATTGTTTTATATTGGAAGACAACACAATCCAGCCTTTTACAAGTATCGGCAATAATGTGGTTTTATGGAGTGGTAATCATATTGGTCATCATGGTGAAATCATGGACAATGTGTTTTTTACTTCACATGTTGTTATGTCAGGGCATTGTAAAATAAAGCCATATTGTTTTTTAGGTGTTAATGCGACTATTAGGGACTATATAAATTTAGCCGAAGGCACTTTAGTTGCAATGTCTGCTTCTATTACTAAAGATACTGAAGCTTGGGGGGTCTACATTGGTAATCCCGCTCGTAAAGGTCCTAAACCTAGCCATGAAGTATATTAA